A genomic window from Helicobacter sp. MIT 21-1697 includes:
- the rsmH gene encoding 16S rRNA (cytosine(1402)-N(4))-methyltransferase RsmH, protein MKHYSVLKNEIIQALDCLREDSILIDCTLGFGGHTLGALQTYPNIEVYAFDKDIYALNLAKERLKPYVPHIHFCNNAFSEFLDIVPSAALARVRGIIADIGVSSMQLDEAQRGFSFASPTLDMRMDTRAELNATKVINTYSSARLEEIFRIYGEVRQSKKLTELITHQRKTKPFSSCYELSTFIEGHFPRIGGIHPATLAFQALRIEVNDELGELKRLLHSIELAFDEGKLASCRVGIISFHSLEDRIIKQCFKQWSKSCICAEESLRCECGNNHAKGQILTKKPITPTPQEIAQNKRSRSAKLRIFDLQGKI, encoded by the coding sequence ATGAAGCATTATTCGGTTTTAAAAAATGAAATAATACAGGCTTTGGATTGTTTGAGAGAAGATTCTATTTTGATTGATTGCACCTTAGGCTTTGGAGGGCATACTCTTGGGGCTTTACAGACTTATCCAAATATTGAAGTTTATGCTTTTGATAAAGACATATATGCACTTAATCTCGCCAAAGAGCGCTTAAAGCCTTATGTGCCACATATCCATTTTTGCAACAATGCTTTTTCTGAATTTTTGGATATTGTGCCAAGTGCGGCATTGGCTCGTGTAAGGGGTATTATTGCCGATATTGGCGTAAGTTCTATGCAGCTTGATGAAGCGCAAAGGGGTTTTAGCTTTGCCTCTCCCACGCTTGATATGCGTATGGATACACGAGCGGAACTCAATGCTACAAAGGTGATTAATACCTATTCGTCTGCTCGTTTGGAAGAGATTTTTAGAATCTATGGGGAAGTGAGGCAGAGTAAAAAACTCACAGAACTCATCACACATCAACGCAAAACAAAGCCTTTTAGCTCTTGTTATGAGTTAAGTACATTTATTGAGGGGCATTTTCCTCGTATTGGAGGCATACACCCTGCAACACTAGCTTTCCAAGCATTACGGATTGAGGTGAATGATGAACTAGGGGAGCTCAAAAGATTACTTCATAGCATAGAACTTGCTTTTGATGAGGGTAAGCTTGCATCTTGTAGAGTGGGGATTATTTCTTTTCATTCGCTTGAGGATAGAATTATTAAGCAATGTTTTAAGCAATGGAGCAAATCGTGTATTTGTGCAGAGGAAAGTTTAAGATGTGAGTGTGGTAATAATCACGCCAAAGGGCAGATTCTCACTAAGAAGCCAATTACCCCAACCCCTCAAGAGATAGCGCAAAATAAACGTTCTCGTAGCGCAAAATTAAGAATTTTTGATTTACAGGGTAAAATATGA